A genomic window from Labeo rohita strain BAU-BD-2019 chromosome 6, IGBB_LRoh.1.0, whole genome shotgun sequence includes:
- the dnajc6 gene encoding putative tyrosine-protein phosphatase auxilin isoform X4, which produces MDSSGPPSPDMDGNYGGGLLDMVKGGAGKFFSNIKDNLKDTIKDTSTKVMNQVATYTKGELDIAYITSRIIVMSYPAEAVEMGYRNHTEDIRSFLDSRHADHYTVFNLSQRNYRGAKFSNRVSECNWPSRQAPSLHNLFAVCKNMYNWLKQNPKNVCVITCSDGRAPSGVLVCAMFCFCHLFANPVPAMQLLSAKRPGSGLWPSHRRYIGYVCSLVSEKPTIPHSKPLVIKSVTMSPVPCFNKQRSGCRPFCDVLIGETKIFSTAQEYERMREHRVQEGKVVFPVSVSAQGDVVISVYHMRSHALQAKVTNTQIFQIQFHTGFIAPGTTVLKFLKTELDACDSPEKYPQLFHVLLDIEVESTEKQKDLTPPWEQFPTKDLNPNVLFSCHQEHQDALAIADPAQGHGSCGGRVGPNEESEPSDDEMLSLSSQQSNASNEKSKAAKKPEPQSTAAPPPAAEEVDLLGLDGDAAKLPPSSPQPPTTSTTTDLLGDLFGAPPTPQPASGPTSAQSTPRRSATSSSPCPSPRSGDTFDPFGSGPAPAPKPQDFMGAFLGPGNMGQPDPFLHAARSPSPTMQNMGMGRSSPVPPTTPTVNIQQQSTTGAWEWNKPAPAGGGFGMGSKSASTSPTSSVHGTPTHQAKPNTLDPFADLGNLGAGLGGGGSGFSSKPTTPTGTGGAFPPMGSPQRPAPSPQHTASGGWHPGTGFPSWQPGGGAQWQPQAQGPQHQTPPKAPGPSMPHTSPQNRPNYNVSFSSMGGASPGATGAKAQPNMGTRPKVSDANFDDLLSGQGFAGTKEKKGPKTIAEMRKEEMAKEMDPEKLKILDWIEGKERNIRALLSTMHTVLWEGETRWKPVGMADLVTPEQVKKVYRKAVLVVHPDKATGQPYEQYAKMIFMELNDAWSEFESQGQKALY; this is translated from the exons GCCCTCCATCTCCAGATATGGATGGAAACTATGGAGGGGGACTTCTGGATATGGTTAAAGGAGGTGCTGGAAAGTTCTTCAGCAACATCAAAGACAACCTCAAAGATACCATCAAAGACACCTCTACCAAGGTTATGAACCAAGTGGCCAC GTATACAAAAGGAGAGTTGGACATTGCCTACATCACCTCTCGTATTATCG TGATGTCATATCCTGCTGAGGCGGTGGAGATGGGCTACAGGAACCACACAGAGGATATCCGTTCTTTTCTGGACTCGCGGCATGCCGACCACTATACTGTTTTCAACCTGTCACAGAGGAACTATCGAGGGGCCAAGTTCTCCAACAGA GTTTCTGAATGCAATTGGCCTTCCAGGCAGGCCCCGAGTCTTCACAACCTATTTGCTGTGTGTAAGAATATGTACAACTGGCTCAAGCAAAACCccaagaatgtgtgtgtgatcaCCTGTTCG GATGGCAGAGCTCCTTCAGGCGTGCTGGTTTGTGCCATGTTCTGTTTCTGCCACCTTTTCGCCAACCCGGTGCCAGCCATGCAGCTTCTCAGCGCCAAGAGGCCTGGATCTGGCCTGTGGCCCTCCCATAGGAG gtACATAGGTTATGTATGCAGTTTAGTCTCAGAGAAGCCAACCATACCACACTCCAAACCGCTAGTCATTAAATCCGTCACAATGAGTCCTGTTCCTTGCTTCAACAAACAGCGCAGTGGCTGTCGGCCATTTTGTGACGTACTTATTGGCGAGACCAAGATATTTTCTACAGCTCAGGAGTATGAGAGAATGAG GGAACACAGGGTTCAAGAGGGCAAAGTAGTGTTTCCTGTGAGTGTGAGTGCCCAAGGAGATGTGGTGATTTCGGTCTATCACATGCGTTCTCATGCACTTCAGGCCAAG GTAACAAATACCCAGATATTCCAGATTCAGTTCCATACTGGTTTCATCGCCCCTGGCACCACAGTCTTAAAGTTTCTAAA GACAGAGCTGGATGCCTGTGATTCTCCAGAGAAATACCCGCAGCTGTTTCATGTGCTGTTAGACATTGAGGTTGAAAGTACAGAGAAACAAAAAGATCTCACCCCACCGTGGGAGCAGTTCCCCACCAAAGACCTGAACCCCAACGTGCTTTTCTCCTGTCATCAGGAACACCAGGATGCACTTGCTATTGCAG ATCCTGCCCAGGGCCATGGGAGTTGCGGAGGCAGAGTGGGCCCGAATGAAGAGAGCGAACCGTCAGATGATGAAATGCTCTCGCTTTCTAGTCAGCAGAGCAACGCGAGCAATGAGAAATCAAAAGCAGCTAAAAAACCAGAGCCCCAGTCTACAGCGGCCCCTCCTCCAGCAGCTGAGGAAGTAGATCTGCTGGGACTGGATGGTGATGCAGCGAAGCTTCCTCCATCCTCCCCACAACCTCCGACCACCAGCACCACCACAGACCTGCTGGGGGACCTGTTTGGAGCTCCACCGACACCACAGCCGGCCAGCGGCCCAACTTCTGCTCAGTCCACACCACGAAGATCCGCAACCTCCTCTTCGCCCTGTCCATCACCTCGATCTGGAGACA CTTTTGACCCATTTGGGTCTGGGCCCGCTCCCGCCCCTAAGCCGCAGGACTTCATGGGGGCTTTCCTGGGTCCAGGTAATATGGGGCAGCCAGACCCCTTCCTGCATGCTGCACGATCTCCGTCTCCTACAATGCAGAACATGGGCATGG GTCGCAGTTCACCTGTGCCGCCCACTACTCCCACTGTCAACATCCAGCAGCAAAGCACTACAGGAGCATGGGAATGGAACAAACCAGCACCTGCAG GTGGAGGTTTTGGTATGGGAAGTAAGTCTGCCAGCACTAGCCCAACCAGCTCAGTTCACGGTACTCCCACCCACCAGGCCAAACCCAACACTTTGGACCCGTTTGCTGATCTGGGTAACCTCGGAGCCGGTCTGGGAGGag GTGGTTCGGGATTCTCCAGCAAGCCCACCACACCTACTGGCACCGGGGGAGCATTTCCGCCCATGGGCTCCCCGCAGCGTCCCGCTCCCTCTCCCCAGCACACTGCCTCTGGAGGCTGGCATCCTGGCACAGGCTTCCCCTCATGGCAGCCAGGAGGTGGGGCTCAGTGGCAGCCACAGGCCCAGGGTCCACAGCACCAGACCCCACCTAAAGCACCAGGACCCTCGATGCCTCACACTTCACCACAGAACAGACCCAACTACAATGTCAGCTTCTCCAGCATGGGTGGAGCTTCGCCAGGAGCCACAGGGGCAAAAGCACAGCCTAACATGG GAACCAGACCAAAGGTTTCAGACGCTAATTTTGATGACCTGCTCTCAGGCCAGGGCTTTGCTGGCACTAAAGAGAAGAAAGGGCCAAAAACCATAGCAGAAATGAGAAAAGAGGAGATGGCAAAAGAAATGGACCCAGAGAAACTCAAG ATCCTGGACTGGATTGAGGGGAAGGAGAGGAACATCAGAGCATTGCTATCCACCATGCACACGGTGCTTTGGGAGGGAGAAACACGCTGGAAACCTGTAGGCATGGCTGACCTTGTCACACCAGAGCAGGTGAAGAAGGTTTACCGCAAAGCTGTGCTGGTAGTG